Below is a window of Pyrobaculum aerophilum str. IM2 DNA.
GGCCGAGGCTGTGGGCGGCTATGTTGTGGGGGGCGGGGTCGCGGTGAGCTTGGGGGGTGAGGTGAAGAACATATGCCCAGTCGTGAGTCCGGAGGGCTTGGTGAAATGGGGGGAGAAGATATTCCCCTCGGCGGCCACAGGGGAGAGGCTACGCGTCTCAAAAGGGCGCCGCCTGACGATTTTTAACGCCGCCGGCTGGAAAGTGGGGTGTTTAATCTGCGTCGACTTGCTCTACCCAGAGCTCGCGAGGAGACTCGCCTTAGCTGGCGCTGAGGTGATAGTAAACCCCGCCAGCATTACGGCGGATAGAGCGCCGCTCTGGAAGGCGCTGGGCCTCGTGAGGGCTTTTGAGAACTCTGTGTACGTGGCGGCGGCGCTGGGCACAGGCTATAACTACGCCGACGGTAGGCGGGCTGAGGGAGGGTCGTTCATCGCGTCGCCCAACGGCGCGCTATTGGAC
It encodes the following:
- a CDS encoding carbon-nitrogen hydrolase family protein translates to MRVSIAQTRRFGAAAEAVQWLLSRVSPADLLVLPEYWLGVEPLSWEEFEALIRELRRLAEAVGGYVVGGGVAVSLGGEVKNICPVVSPEGLVKWGEKIFPSAATGERLRVSKGRRLTIFNAAGWKVGCLICVDLLYPELARRLALAGAEVIVNPASITADRAPLWKALGLVRAFENSVYVAAALGTGYNYADGRRAEGGSFIASPNGALLDFGAEEGVYTAELDKQEIEYARTRRRYLEDVETPPQVSVD